Sequence from the Kineosporia succinea genome:
CTTCGGCAACGAAGACGAGTACGAGAAGGCCCTCAGCTACGAGGTCGGCAACACCCACCAAGACGGCGCTCGGCCACTTCAGAAAATCCGCCAGCGCATCGCGAGGAGCTGAACATGTACATCCGCGTCTCTCAGGAGCGCGTGATCGCTGGGTTGATGCGCATCCCCGGTGAAGTCATCCAGGTCGACGAAGCGATCGGCGACCAGGCCATCCGCGATGGCTACGCCCGCAAGGTCGACGGGCGCGCCAAGTCGAAGCTTCCTCCCGGAACGACCTCTCCCCCAGTCGATCGCACCGGTGCGAAGCAGAACCCGACGTCTTCGCAGGACGCCAACGTGAAGTAGGTCGCCGATGGCCACCCCCGAGATCGTGGTCTTCCCGAACGCGCTACCGGTGGTCATCAACTACCTCACCCAGCACCTCGGCGATGACGTCACCGTGACCGCTGGGCTACCACCTGGCGCGGACATCCACGACTCGCTGCCCTGGGTGCAGCTCATCCCCGCCGGCGGAGCCTGGCGGGTGCGCAAGCAGCTCGACGAAGTCGTGCTCAACATCAACATCTACCACCACGCCGAAGCGCTCTCGGACATCGACAACCTCGGACTCCAGATCCGGGGAGCCATCGAGTCCATGCAGGGCCTGACGCTCGACGGCGTGGCTATCACTCGCACCAGCGAGCTTTCGAGCCTCACCCGTCTGCCAGACGCAGACCCTCTCATCGCGCGAGCCGGAATCACCGTCTCGCTGCTCGTCCGACCGCTGTAACCCACGACAGCGCTCCGACGGCTCACTCCCCCAACTTCAAGGAGAGCCCTCGTGGCGAAGAACTCTGACAACGTGCGGGTCGGCTACGCGGGCAGCGTGTACGTCGGCCTGGTGGGCGCCACCGCGCCCGTAAACCCTACCGCCGCCTGGGACCCGGCCGACTGGACCGAGCTGGGTCACATCAGCGAGGACGGCATCACCGAGCAGTCAAGCAGGGACACTGCCGAGTTCAAGGCATGGGGTTTCCCAAACTCCCCGGTGCGCATCCAGACCACCAGCCAGGAGTTTTCGTTCCAGGTGACCTTCCTGGAGACCAGCCACCACATCCTGTCGCTCTTCCACGGCATCGACCTGGACGACTTCACCTCGACCGCGTCAGCCGGTGGCGTCCCTCAGTTCCTGAAGGCGAACAAGGGCTCCGAGACGGGCCCGCAGGAACGCGCTCTGGGCATCGACGTCATCGACGGCACGCACCTTCAGCGGATCATCGTGCCGAAGGCTCAGATCACCGAGACCGGTGACCTGTCGTACAAGACGGATGAGATGGTCCAGTACCAGGTGACGTTCAAGGGCTTGGTCGGCTCGGACGGCGTCTCGTGGACGAAGATGTGGACCAACCTGTCCCTCGCGGCCTGATCACAACTTTCCTATGGCGTCTCTGAAGGCGCTCAAGGCTGACTCGAACTCCAGCTCGGCCGATGGCGACTTGCCGGTCATGGCAGCATCCGAGAGATCGCAGAACGTGTCGAAGAGGTGCGACGCCGCCGCGCTCAGCGACTGATTGCCTGAGTAGAGGATCGGCAGCAACAGTGCATGCAGGCCTGTTACACCGCTGATGCTGAGTTCGACAATGATGGGCTCCACGTTCCGACCGGGGGCAGCCTGCTGGCTTTCCCTCGCGCGGAAGATCAGCGCTGATGTGGAAGCAGACGCAGCGAAGTTGAAGCACTGCCCCCGCAGCCGCTCCCTCTGGTCTTGGCGGCGGTAGCGCGCCTCAGACCGGATGGACCAGGTCACGGCGAAGAACGCGGCCACGGTTCCGACCGCTTCGACCCAACCAGAAGCTTCATCGCCGGTGATCCAGTTGCCGAGGGAAGCCCAGCTCATGAGCACAAGCTAGGGCTTCCCCACCGGTAACAAGGGTGGTTCGGTGGAGATCAGGCGGCTGCCAGCAGCTGCTTCTGCTCGTACTTACGGCGCCAGGTATGCAGCGTGCTGAGCGAGATGCTGAACTCGTCGGCGACCTGGTCCCAGCTGGCATCGGACTGCTCGTAGAACTCGATGGCGGCCTTGATTTTCACCATCGACATCTTCGGCTTCCTGCCGCCGGTCCGGCCGTGCTTGCGGGCAACGGCCAGACCTTCGAGGGTCCGCTCGACCATGATGTTCCGTTCGAACTCGGCGAAGGCCGCGAAGACGGTGAGCATCAGCCGCCCGGAGGCAGAGCGGGTGTTCAGCGGCTGGCCCATGAACTGGAGGACGATCAGACCGTTGTCCTCCTTCTCGAACTTGTCCACTAGCTTGAGGACTTCGGTGACGGTGCGGGACATTCGGTCGAGGCGGGGGACGACGAACTCGTCGCCGGCTCGGAGCTGATCCTTAGCCTGCTCGAAGATCGGTCGCCTGACAGCCTTGCTGCTGATGGTCTCGATGTAGACCTTGTCGCAGCCAGCGGCCCGGAGGACGTCTTCCTGGGCTTCGGGGTTCTGTTCGCGCGTGCTGACGCGAGCGTAGCCAATCCTCATGCAGAAATTCTACGGCGCTGACGTTTGCCAAACAAGCAATATGCACCCGTTATCCGCACTGAAACATGACTGATCGCGGCAGCTTTAAGCTACCTCAGGTATCCGATCGTTTTCCGCACAGGGGTTTCCCGCAAGCACATCCACCCCCTCTCCCAACCCACAGGAGTAGCTATGCGCAAGTTCGGAAATCTGGAGTTCGGACGGACAGCCACCCTTCTCGACGAGAAGGAAATGACCGTCCTGACTGATCCGAAGCCACGGGTCGAAGAGTTCCCCGACGGTGGCGCCATCGTCCATGTCGCTCTTTACGTGGACTCGGTTGCCGTTGCGCCTGAGCACGAGGAGAGCGTCGACGTGAAGCCCTTCCATCGCGACGAGTTCAAGTACCTCAAGCCCGTCGCCAGCTGAACCACTCCCCTCTCCCAACCCACAGGAGACCGTGATGCCCGCTGCCCGTCAGCGCCGCTCCACCAAGGCCGAACTGGCCGCCGCCGAGGTCGAACCCGACGACACCGACCTGGACGAAGCCGAAGAGTCCGACGAACTGTTCGCCCTCGACCTCACGGCCGAACTAGCCCAGACGAAGACCTTCTTCGTCCAGACCACGCCCGACGGCGACGGCTTCAACATGCCCTTGGCCAACTATTGGCCGCCCGCAGTTTTCGAAGCCGCGCTGGACGACAACATCGGCGGGATGGTCCGGCTGCTCGCTGCGACGCTGCCTGAAGCTGACGCCGAGGTGCTCCAGTCGCTGCCGCTGGGCGCGCTGGCGAAGGTTTTCGATCACGTCAAGTCCCTGAACGGCACGAGCCTGGGGGAAGACGAGGGCTCCGCGACCTCCTCGCGGAGCACCGGGACGAAGTCGAAGCGGACCTCCTCTCGGAGTACGGCGTCGACCTCCGAGACCACTTCGCGCCGTCGTTCGGCCAAAGCCGTCTGACGCCGCGCCGGTTGGCCGTGCTGATCCGGCAGCTTCCTGAGGACAGCCGGACCAAGTCGGCTCTCGCCGGTCATCCAGGCGTCCGCTGGAGTACAACGGACTGGCTACTGGCGCACCATTCAGATCAGGAAGACCGGGCGTTCTCGCTGGCGTACGCAAAGGCCACGAACGGGAAGCGTCCGCCGAGGCTGGAGCTGGTGAAGCGCCCCGGCGCTCCGCGAGATCGCCGCTCGGATTCTCCTGGCCCGAAGGCCGAAGCCAACGCTCGCGCTGCCGATCTGCTTGCAGCGTTGAAGCCGGGCGGATCAGGCCTGACTCACCTCACCGATGCCACCTTCCAGGCGTCCAACAGCATCGAAGAACGCACACCGTAGCGACTGGTTTGCCAGCCACCGAGAAGGAGTTCCTCGATGGCTGGCTCCCAGCTTGCTTACTCGACACTGCACCTCAACATCACCGGTGACGTCGACTCGTTCGAGAAGGACGTCGACCGGAAGCTGAAGGCGATCGCCGACAGCCTAGGCACCAAGTTCCAGGAGCGCTTCGACGAGGCCTTCGAACGGGGCCTCGGGCGGGAGCTGAGCCGGAGCGTTCAGCAGGCCACCCGGCGGGTGGAGCGGACCGCGCCAACAGTCACGGTGAACGTCGACGCTGACGCGAAGCAGGCCGAGGACCAGCTTCAGAAGCTGGAGCGGACCGAACGCACAGTCCGGGCGAAGCTCGAACTGGATGCTGCGAAGGCTGAGCAGAAGCTCCAGCGGCTGGAGCAGACCGAGCGGACCATCAAGTCCCAGCTCGAAATCGCCACCGCTAAGGCCCAGCTCCAGATCCAGAAGTTCACGTCCCAAGAAGCCGACCTCCAGGTCGAGGTCGACGCTGGTACCGAGGGCGCCGAGGCGAAGCTCCGCGAGGTCACTGAGCGGCGCCGCATCGCCGAGCTGGAGCTGTCGGCCAAGACCGAGAACGCCCAGGCGAAGCTGGCTCAGGTTGTCCGCGACCGGAAGATCACGCTGGAGGCGCGGGCCGACACGGCGGCTGCTGAGGCCCAGCTGGACTTCGCTGCCCGCGACCGCACGGTCAACATCGACATCGACACGGGCCGCGCCAAGTCGGCTATCTCCGCCCTGACCGGTGCTCTGGGGAACCTCGGGTCGGCCGGATCATCGCTCGGTTCGCTCGGCGGGGCTGGTGGGCCGATCGGTGGCCTCGCGATGGCTGCCGGACTCTCCACCGGCATCCTCGCCGTCGTCGGCACCCTCCCTCTGCTGGCCACCGGTCTCGCCGCGGCCGGCGCTGCGGGTGGCGTCGCGATGCTCGCGTTCCGGGGTGTCGGTGAGGCGCTGGCCGAGATGGAGAAGAACGCCGAATCGGCCGAGGACCGCCTCCAGGCACAGAAGGCCGCCGCCGATGCGGTGAAGTCCGCCCAGTCGGGTCTGGCTAGCGCCCAGTCGAGCCTGGCGGGCTCGTACAGTTCGCTGGCGGGTGCGCAGGCTGCGTTGAAGTCCGCGCAGGCCGCTGCCGCTCAGGCCACCCAGCAGGCCGCTGAGCAGGTCCGTTCCGCCCAGCAGGGGATCAAGGACGCCTACCGCGAGGCCGCTGAGGCGAACGAGGATGCCGCCCGTCGGGTCCAGGACGCTGAACGCAGCATTGTCGACGCTCAGCGGGACGCGAAGCGCGCTCAGGAGGATCTGAACCAGGCGCGCAAGGACGCTGCCGACCGGCTCCGGGAGTACAAGGACCAGCTGGCCGACGGCGCCCTGAACGAGCGCCAGGCCATCCTCGACGTTAAGGAAGCCGAAGAGGAACTGGCTCGGGTACGCGCCGACCCGACCGCCGACAACCTCGACCGGGAACGGGCGCAGCTGCGCCTGGACCGCACCCGGCAGAACCTCGACGAGACCCGCCGCGCCAACCGGGAACTTCAGACCGAGGCCGACGAGGCGAAAAAGAAGGGCGTCGAGGGCTCCGACGAAGTCAAGGACGCCAAGGAACGCCTTCGCGACTCCAACGAGCGGGT
This genomic interval carries:
- a CDS encoding phage tail tube protein, which encodes MAKNSDNVRVGYAGSVYVGLVGATAPVNPTAAWDPADWTELGHISEDGITEQSSRDTAEFKAWGFPNSPVRIQTTSQEFSFQVTFLETSHHILSLFHGIDLDDFTSTASAGGVPQFLKANKGSETGPQERALGIDVIDGTHLQRIIVPKAQITETGDLSYKTDEMVQYQVTFKGLVGSDGVSWTKMWTNLSLAA
- a CDS encoding recombinase family protein, with product MRIGYARVSTREQNPEAQEDVLRAAGCDKVYIETISSKAVRRPIFEQAKDQLRAGDEFVVPRLDRMSRTVTEVLKLVDKFEKEDNGLIVLQFMGQPLNTRSASGRLMLTVFAAFAEFERNIMVERTLEGLAVARKHGRTGGRKPKMSMVKIKAAIEFYEQSDASWDQVADEFSISLSTLHTWRRKYEQKQLLAAA